In Candidatus Nanopelagicales bacterium, the DNA window TCTGGACCTAGTAAGTAGTCTGAAGGGGTGCACATGAACTTGGACGGCGCTTCGGTGCTGGATGAACTTGAGGCCGAGGCAATCTGGACTTTTAGAGAAGCCGCCGCCGCATTTGAGAAGCCGGTACTGCTCTACAGCATCGGCAAGGACTCGACCGTCCTGTTGCATCTGGCGCGAAAGGCCTTCTATCCCGGACCCATCCCCTTCCCCGTGATGCACATTGACACCGGCTGGAAGTTCAAGGAAATGATCGCCTTCCGCGATGCAACCGCGCAACGGCTCGGACTCGATCTGCGCGTCGTCACCAACCAGCAAGCCCGCGACGAGGGCGTGACCCCCTTCACCCACGGCGCCCAGGAATACACCCGAATTATGAAGACGGTTGCGCTACGCGCTGGCCTGGATGAGGGCGGCTTCGACGTTGCCATCGGTGGTGCCCGCCGCGACGAGGAGAAGTCCCGCGCGAAGGAGCGGATCTTCTCCCTTCGCGAGGAGGGCCACCGTTGGGAACCCCGCTCACAGCGACCGGAATTCTGGCGGACGGTGAACTCTTCACTGGTCAACGGCCAGACCATGCGTGCCTTCCCGATCTCGAACTGGACTGAACTGGATGTCTGGCGCTACGTCGAGCGGGAGAACCTCGAGGTTGTGCCGTTGTACTTCTCCGCTCCCCGACCGGTCG includes these proteins:
- the cysD gene encoding sulfate adenylyltransferase subunit CysD, with product MNLDGASVLDELEAEAIWTFREAAAAFEKPVLLYSIGKDSTVLLHLARKAFYPGPIPFPVMHIDTGWKFKEMIAFRDATAQRLGLDLRVVTNQQARDEGVTPFTHGAQEYTRIMKTVALRAGLDEGGFDVAIGGARRDEEKSRAKERIFSLREEGHRWEPRSQRPEFWRTVNSSLVNGQTMRAFPISNWTELDVWRYVERENLEVVPLYFSAPRPVVYRDGVPIMVDDDRIPLEPGEEPVMTEVRFRTLGCYPLSGGVTSTAHTITELLGELEADNVSERSGRLIDGVGAGSMERKKAEGYF